Genomic DNA from Candidatus Babeliales bacterium:
GTTATTGGTGCCGGGTACGTAGGCCTGGTCACCGCCGCGTGCTTTGCGCAAAAAGACAACCAAGTCACGATTGTTGAAAACAATCAAGCAAAAATCGCCGCACTCCTGCAAGGCATTGTTCCATTTTATGAACCTGGCTTAGACCAATTGGTTGCCGCAGGTATTGCTGATAAAAAAATCAGCTTTGTTGCTGACGTTGAACAAGCGCTTAAAAACAATCAACCGGATGTTATTTTTTCCTGCGTTGGCACGCCATCACGCGAAGACGGCTCTGCCGATCTTTCATTTGTATGGCAAGTAGCACAAGAAATTGGCCAAGAAATTAATGGGTACACACTCGTTGTTAACAAATCAACAGTACCGGTGGGTACGGCAGAAAATGTTAAAGCAATTATTCAAGAACAGCTACGCTTGCGCTCTGCCAACATTTTTTTTGATGTGGCTTCTAACCCAGAGTTTTTAAAAGAAGGCGATGCACTGAGCGACTTTATGCACCCTGACCGTGTAGTAATTGGCGTTGATTCAGAAAAAGCGGCCCAGATTTTGGCCAAACTGTACCAACCCTTTTTAAAAAATCCTGATGAACAACTGGTCTGCATGGATATCCCTTCAGCAGAACTAACCAAATATGCTTCAAACGCCATGCTAGCAACACGCATTAGTTTTATGAACCAGCTAGCACTCTTGGCCGACAAAGTGGGCGCTGACATTGAAGATGTAAAAAAAGGTATGGCACTGGACCAACGCATTGGCAAACATTTTCTTAACGCTGGCATTGGTTACGGCGGTAGCTGCTTTCCCAAAGATGTTAAAGCCCTTATTCACACCGGCAAAGAGCACCACCTGCCCATGACCTTAATTCAAGAAGTTGATGCGGTAAATATGCAACAGCGCCAACTTTTTTTTAATAAAATAATCGACTTTTATGGCGATACCATTGTCAATAAACAAGTCGGCATTTGGGGCCTGGCTTTTAAACCGGAAACGGATGACATTCGCTACGCACCAGCTATCGACATTATTGCTCAGCTGATTACCCACGGCGCACAAGTAATTGCGTACGACCCAGTTGCTACCAGTAACATGCAACAACTTTTCAAAAATACCGTTACTTTTGCACAATCGGCAGAAGAAGTAGTTAAAGCAGCGGACTTTTTAATTATTCTAACCGAATGGCAGGAGTTTAAAACCTACGATATCACCAAGCTTGCCCAACTCAAAGACCAAGTAATCTTTGATGGCCGCAACTGCTTTGACCCAGAACTGATGCACGAGCAAGGCTTTTGTTATATCAACGTTGGCCGCAATGTGCACCATCAACAAACAAAGAAATTGTTTTCACCAAAAAAACAAGCACGTACGTGCCAACCACCATGCCAAGCAGCGTGAAAAAAAAGATCTTATTTGTTCATCACGGCAAAGGGCTGGGCGGGGCACCGCTCAGCCTCCTTTACTTGGTCAAGGGACTAGATCCTGAAAAATACCAAGCCGAGGTTCTTTTTTTACACAACTCCGATGCACTCAAACTTTTCCAAGAGCACGGCATCACGTGCCACGGCCCAGTCAACCGACACGACTTTGCTCATACAAAAATTTGGTGGTTCCGGTGGTACCACGCCATCTCACTGGCACGAGCGTGTCTGGACACCCTTAAAACAGTACACTCAATTGCCCGCCATTGGCTGGAAAAGATTCAACCCGACCTGGTACACTTGAACACCAGCTCGCTGATAGCCTGGGGCAAAATTGCCCACAAAATGAACATCCCAGTTGTCTGGCACATCCGTGAACCACTAGCGCCTGGATACCTAGGCGCACGCAGAGCTCTGATCAAGCGCAGCGTTGAACACTATGCAGCGGCAATTGTACCCATTTGTACTAACGACGCCCTGCCCTGGCACCACAACCCCAAAACGCATGTTGTGTACAACGCTGTTAACCAAACCGTATTTGATGCCAACCTAAACCCACATTCTTTTTTGGAATATCACCAGCTCGATACCTATTCACCAAAAATTTTATTTGTGGGTGGCCTTTCGCAAGAAAAAGGAACCTTGGTTTTATTAAAGATATTTGAAAAAATTTTAGTACACGTGCCACAGGCCCAACTCTTGATTGCTGGGTACTTCGATGTACAAACGCTTGGGACTATGAACCCAAAACGCTTCATGCCATACGGGCAATTTAACCACGCCGTCAGCACGCAATTAAAAAAAGTTAAACAATCGGTTCATCTTTTGGGCGCTATCAAAACAGTACCAGCTGCCATGGCGGCGGCCAACGTTATTGTTTTTCCTGCAACAGTTGGCCACTTTGCTCGGCCAATTATTGAAGCCGGTTTTATGAAAAAGCCAGTTGTTGCTTCTCAACTTGCTCCACTGGACGAGCTGGTAATTCATGAAAAAACGGGATACTTAATTGCACCTGAAAACCTTGAGGAGTGGGCCAGCAAAATCAGCCTACTGCTCCTCAATAAAAATAAACAAAAAACTATGGGACAAGCAGGATTTGATTTTTGTTCGCAAACATTTAGCCTGCCCAGCCAAATTACCAAAATTCAAAAAATTTATACCCAGCTTTTAAAGGAATAATAATGTCAGAGCACAATACCACCAAAGAATCGGTTGCGCGCTATTGGAACCAGGCAAGCTGCGGCACCGAGTTTATTAAAGAAATAAAACATTCACGCGAATATTTTGAAGCAATCGAACAGTTTCGCTACAACATTGAGCCGGAAATATTTGCCTTTGCACAGTTTACGCGCTTTCACGGCAAAAAAGTACTTGAGGTTGGCGTTGGGGCTGGAACCGACTTTGTGCAGTGGGTGCGCGCAGGCGCTCATGCGTACGGCGTAGATTTAACACACGAAGCGGTTACCAACGTTTTGCATCGCTTGGCAACCTACAACTTGGCCGCCTGCGATGTACAGGTTTCCGATGCTGAAAAGCTCAACTTTGCCAACAACAGTTTTGATTTGGTCTACTCGTGGGGCGTTATTCACCACTCGCCAGACCCGGTCCAATGTTTACGTGAAATTGTACGCGTAACAAAACCAGGGGGCAGCATAAAAATTATGGTTTACAACCGTCGCTCTCTTTTTGCTTTTTATCAATATTTGCAGCACGGTCTGCTGCGTGGCAAGCCCTTTGCTAGCATGAAAAAAATATTGGCACAGCACCAAGAAAGCCCAGGGACCCAGGCTTATACGTTTAAAGAAATTAAAAATATCTTAAACGCTTTCCCGGTACGCATTAACAAGCTCCAGGCATGCACCACCAGCCACGACCTGTTGTACTACAAAAAAAATACGTTTATCAAGGCCTGCGCTTATGTTGCCGCTTGCTTGAGCGGCTGGGACCGACGCGGCTGGTTTATGACACTAGATCTTACCAAAAAAGAAGATTAAAACGTTATCATCTTTTGTATCTTCAAAATCATGGTCTCAGCATTTTTTTCGTTATTGTAACGGGCTTCATAACGGTTCACCAACCAGCCAAGGCCATTAAAAAAACCGTTGATCAGCGGTAACAATGGATACGAAATAATTTTATACAGCCAGCGCAACCAACCTGGCACTTTTTTAGAATGGAGTAGCTTGGCATCCAGACGGGCAACCGGATAGTAAAAACGATTATAAACTTTGGCTTTCAACTGATGGCACTCAAACCACCCTTCAACAATTTCAAGATTATGCTTGGCAAGTAATGTTTTTACCTCTTCAAATGAATAATGCTTATAGTGCCCGTACGGCTGGTGCTGATACCACCGCGGACTCTTTTCAGCCGGGCCCTGAACCACAAAGTTGGGCGTTGTTAAAAAGATAACACCGTCACTGGCCAAAACCTTGGGCAAAGCACTTAAAAAGTTATCTACATCGTCCAACGGAATATGCTCAAAAACTTCGGCTAGCAAAATAAAGTCAAAAGGTTTTTCTTGCTCGAGCGCTGGCACTAGGTCTTGCAACAAGCCCTCGCGCAACATGACGTTGGGGCAAGCCTGGCGCACACGGTCCCAACTCTGCTTGTTGCCTTGAACCTCAATAGCAACACCCTGCTTAAAAAACTCGGCCAGTAACCTGGTCAGCCGCCCGTCACCGGCTCCCACATCTAAAAACCGACCACGCTTAGCCCCAAAAATAACCTTTTCAAGTTGCCCAAGCCAAAACCTAACGGCATAGTCGGGCAGGCGGTTTGAAAAGCCCGTATGGATTTGACCTTGCTTGTACAATGAAGTATAACGGTTATACAGCATAAACACTCCCCTTTTTGGTTGGTTTTCAGGCCTAATGACGAACCTTTTTTTTCATGCTAAACTCACAGTCTAGATCGTATACTTGATCAAGTAAATACACTCGAATTTTGATGATAAACCAAGGAGCCACAGCGATGGAAGCAGAAGATATAAAAAACGAAGAACTTAATGATCAAAACGAAGAACAAACACAAACAGTTGAGTCACAACCAACACAAGAAACATTTCAAGAAAAGTTCATTAAACTCAGCGCTGATTTAGAAAATTATAAGCGCCGCGTGAGCAGAGAACGTGCTGAGTGGATGGATATGGCACAAATGAATCTCTTGGTTGCACTCTTGCCCATTTTTGACGAACTTGACCGCGCCCTTGCCTTGGCAAGCGCTGCTCAAACAGACAGCGCTAACAATGCCTGGCTTGATGGCTTGAAATTAATCCAAAAAAATTGGCAAAAAAAGCTTGAAGAAATTCATGTAAAAGTAATTGATGCAGCAGGTATGTTTAACCCTGAATTACATGAAGCGTTAATGCAAGTTGAAGACCCTGAAAAAGAATCCGGACACATTGTTCAAGTGTTTCACAAGGGCTATACCTTTAAAGACAAAGCAATTGTGCATGCAAAGGTAAGCGTCGCTAAATAAAAAGATTATGATTGTGCGCATACTGCGAAAAAAAATCTCTTCGTCAACCCGCCCTTACCGGCGGGTTATTAGCTTTAAGCGGTTTACCAGGCGTGCAAACCTTAATCAACTTCCCAATTTAATAACACTGGGTAATGCCTTTTTTGGCTTTAGCTCCATGGTCTTTGCCGCACACGGCAATTTTGCTGCAGCGAGTTATTTCATTTTGCTGGGTGCGCTGATGGACGCCCTGGATGGTCGCGTTGCGCGCTACGTTGGCGTTACCAGCGAGCTTGGTTTGCAACTTGATTCTCTAAGCGATGCTATTTCATTTTGCATGGCCCCCGCCTTTTTGACCTATTTTTGGGTCTTACGCAAGGTTGGTTTTATTGGCTACCTTGCCTGCGCTTTTTTTTTATTAGCAGGCATTGCCCGCCTGGCAAAATTTAATATCACCAGCCAAGAACAAGTAACTTCATTTGGCGGCATGCCTACCACATTGGCTGGCTGCTTTTTGGTAACAGTGCTACTCAACAGCCAAACAGCATTACTACAACCATCGTTTATTTTTTTTATTTTAGCACTCGTGATTTTTCTTGGGCTGCTCATGATCAGCCCAATACGCTTTCCTAGCTTTAAAAAAATGAGCAAAAATTGGTATGCGCTGAGCAGCTTACTCTGTGCAGCCTTCGTTATTAGCATGGGTTTTCTTAAAGTATTACTTTTACTTTTTCTTGCTTACTTTGTTTTTACCTTTATTCAGGCATTTGTTACCATCGTACGAAAATAACAATTTTCAAAAGGGAGATCGTTCATGCAATCACGTATCAACAAATTTCTTGCTCTGCCGGTACTGATCAGCCTCGCACTGGTTGGCGGAGGCATTTATTATCTTCATGAACGGCACAAAAAATTTGATCATCTAGAAAGCTTGCTCGACCAGTACGCATCAATGAAAGACTCGCTAGAAAAAGTACTGATACACAAAAATATACCTACCAGCACAGCAACCGTTACCTCCGAGCCACAAGATGAAACAACAATATCTTCCAGCTGGATCGACATTCAAAAAAAGGTAAAAAACACCGTCGTTCAAGTATTTGCTCAAATTAATGAATTTAACTGGCTAGAACCTTACAAAACACCGCGCCAAGGCGAGGGTGCCGGTAGTGGTTTTTTTATTAATGACCAAGGCCATGTTATTACCAATTACCACGTAGTGATGCAGTCTACCAACATCGAAATTCAAATTCCTCTATTTGGTATGGAACGCTTTGACGCAAAATTGATTGGTGCCAGCCCAGAACGCGACATTGCCCTACTTAAAGTTACCGACGAAGCACTTGAAAAAATTAAACAAAAACTTCATCCAATCCCCTTTTTAACTTTTGATGATTCTGACGCAGTTATCCGTTCGCAAGAAATTTTAGCGCTTGGCTACCCTCTGGCACAAAGCAGGCTTAAAAGCACACTGGGCATTGTAAGCGGGCGCGAAACGCTGGGCTACTTTGGTTATATTCAAGTAACCACGCCACTCAACCCAGGCAACTCAGGCGGTCCTGCACTCAATAACGCCGGCAAGGTTGTGGGCATTAACTCACGCGGCGTTATGGGCGCACAAAACGTTGGCTACATAATTCCTATCAACGAAGTTAAAAGCGCATTAAATGATTTGTACCGCGTTCCCTTGCTGCGCAAACCAACGCTGGGCTGCATCTTTACTTATGCAACACCTGAAATGGTCAGCTACCTGGGCAACCCAGATCAAGGCGGTTGGTACATTGCCAAAGTGTTTGACAACACACTGTTAAAAAAAGCAGGCCTAAAAAAAGACGATATGCTCTACAAAGTTAATGGCTACCGCATCGACATGTACGGCGAGCTTGATGTGCCATGGAGCGAAGATAAAGTTTCGCTTTTTGAGCTGCTTAACCGCTACAAGATTGGCGATACGTTAAACTTTTCAATTTATCGCAAAGGCAAGCCAATGGAATTTGCGTTTAAACTTGATGACAGTTACTTGCCACCCATCCGTACCATTTATTCCGAATTTGAACCAGAAGCAATTGATTACGAAATTATTGGCGGCATGGTGGTTATGCCACTTTCGCTCAACCACGTAAGTATTATGATTTCTGGCGTACCTAGCTTGGTAAAATACGGCCAGCCCGACAAACAACATACGCCGGCGCTGGTTATTACCCACGTTTTACCAAATTCACAAGCGTCGCGTGCACGCGTTTTGCGCCCTGGAGAAATTATTGCCGCCATCAACAACGAAAAAGTACAAACGCTGGACGACCTACGCAAAGCAGTCCTCAAGAGCAAAGACAAAGAATTTTTAACGGTAAGAACCGACAACAACTTGTACGGCGTTTTATCGGTTGATCGCATTGTCAAAGATGAGCCAATGCTTTCAGCACAATATTTTTATAAATCATCACCACTCATTGAACACCTACGAGAAGAGAAACGTGGCTAAAGAAAAAAAGCGTTTAGACGCCCTGATACAAGAACTGTACCCTCACTTAACGCGCAACCAAATACAAAGCTTTATTCTGCAGGGCAAAGTTAAAGTTAACGATGTTGTTAACACCAAACCAGGAACTCAGGTTGGCCTTGATGCCGTTATTGGCATGGAGGCCGACCAACCTAAATTTGCCAGTCGCGCCGGCTTTAAGCTTGAAGCAGCACTGGAGCATTTTAAGGTTGATGTTACCGATCTCGTTGCACTTGACGCCGGCATTTCAACCGGCGGCTTTACCGACTGCCTTTTGCAAAACGGCATTAAGCGCGTTTATGGCATTGATGTGGGCTATGGGCAAGTGCACGAAAAGGTACGCACCAACTCAAGTTTAATCTTGATGGAAAAAACAAACCTACGCCTGCTTGAAGGCCTGCCCGAAAAGGTAGATTTGGTCACGCTTGATTTGTCGTTTATCTCAATTTTAAAAGTCATGCCAGCACTGGTTAACGTTATCAAGCCAACGGGCAAAATTATCACGCTGATTAAGCCTCAATTTGAAGCTGAACGTGAAGATATCCAGCGCGGCGGCGTAGTGCGCGATGCAGCGGTTCATGAGCGGGTTATTGAAAAAGTTAAGCAAGGCATGAAAGAGTTTGGCTTTACCATGGTTGGCGTTATTGAATCGCCCATTGTTGGCGCTACATCTGGCAATAAAGAGTTTTTGGCTTTATTTGAATATTCTGCATAAAAAATCCCGCACAAACAGCAAAAAAGCCGCAGTGTTTACTGCGGCTTTTTTATTAACTTAATGTAAGAGAAAAGCTTACGCTTGTACCTCTTCTTCAATGTCTGCATTAATACTCATTTCAGCATCAAGACCAGCATCTGCTTCTTTTTGGTTTTGTGCTTGTACAAGTTTATACGTTATCCATGCGCCAAGGCCAACAGCAAGCGTGCCAGCAATAACTGCTTCATGCCCTTCGATTTTTGCTTTGCACTCACTAACCTTTTTGCTTACGTTATTTCTTACTGGATCGTAAATATTACTCTTCAAAGCTTCTTTGCATGAATCAAAGAGTACCATAGTAGCAAGAGTAGCAATAATAGCACCTGCATAATCAACTAGCTTGAAATCATCACTTCTTTTTTCAATCGCATCAAACACGATTTCACCAAAGCTTCTACCAACTACTTTTGGACTATCAAATTTATGCTGTGTATCCATAAAAATTTCTTGGCAAGCCTTAAAATATGCCACAACTTCTGGATCTTGAGGATCTGCCAATTCAAAATAAGTTTCAAGGAAATCGACATCTTCTTGTGAAAGTCCACCAAGACTACGCTCGATAGCCAATGGATCTTTGCTATTGGTAATTTCAAGAACTAACAAAGGTTTTTTTGCAGGAATCAACATCGAACCAAAATGCTTTTCAAGATACTTCTTGATTGCCTGAAAGTCTTTCGTATCGCGCAATACCCACTTCATAGGCATACCGACCTTATACTGATCAACCAAAACAGTTCCGTCATACTTTCTGTCTGGCAAGAAA
This window encodes:
- a CDS encoding UDP-glucose/GDP-mannose dehydrogenase family protein, yielding MKITVIGAGYVGLVTAACFAQKDNQVTIVENNQAKIAALLQGIVPFYEPGLDQLVAAGIADKKISFVADVEQALKNNQPDVIFSCVGTPSREDGSADLSFVWQVAQEIGQEINGYTLVVNKSTVPVGTAENVKAIIQEQLRLRSANIFFDVASNPEFLKEGDALSDFMHPDRVVIGVDSEKAAQILAKLYQPFLKNPDEQLVCMDIPSAELTKYASNAMLATRISFMNQLALLADKVGADIEDVKKGMALDQRIGKHFLNAGIGYGGSCFPKDVKALIHTGKEHHLPMTLIQEVDAVNMQQRQLFFNKIIDFYGDTIVNKQVGIWGLAFKPETDDIRYAPAIDIIAQLITHGAQVIAYDPVATSNMQQLFKNTVTFAQSAEEVVKAADFLIILTEWQEFKTYDITKLAQLKDQVIFDGRNCFDPELMHEQGFCYINVGRNVHHQQTKKLFSPKKQARTCQPPCQAA
- a CDS encoding glycosyltransferase family 4 protein encodes the protein MPTTMPSSVKKKILFVHHGKGLGGAPLSLLYLVKGLDPEKYQAEVLFLHNSDALKLFQEHGITCHGPVNRHDFAHTKIWWFRWYHAISLARACLDTLKTVHSIARHWLEKIQPDLVHLNTSSLIAWGKIAHKMNIPVVWHIREPLAPGYLGARRALIKRSVEHYAAAIVPICTNDALPWHHNPKTHVVYNAVNQTVFDANLNPHSFLEYHQLDTYSPKILFVGGLSQEKGTLVLLKIFEKILVHVPQAQLLIAGYFDVQTLGTMNPKRFMPYGQFNHAVSTQLKKVKQSVHLLGAIKTVPAAMAAANVIVFPATVGHFARPIIEAGFMKKPVVASQLAPLDELVIHEKTGYLIAPENLEEWASKISLLLLNKNKQKTMGQAGFDFCSQTFSLPSQITKIQKIYTQLLKE
- a CDS encoding class I SAM-dependent methyltransferase → MSEHNTTKESVARYWNQASCGTEFIKEIKHSREYFEAIEQFRYNIEPEIFAFAQFTRFHGKKVLEVGVGAGTDFVQWVRAGAHAYGVDLTHEAVTNVLHRLATYNLAACDVQVSDAEKLNFANNSFDLVYSWGVIHHSPDPVQCLREIVRVTKPGGSIKIMVYNRRSLFAFYQYLQHGLLRGKPFASMKKILAQHQESPGTQAYTFKEIKNILNAFPVRINKLQACTTSHDLLYYKKNTFIKACAYVAACLSGWDRRGWFMTLDLTKKED
- a CDS encoding class I SAM-dependent methyltransferase; translated protein: MLYNRYTSLYKQGQIHTGFSNRLPDYAVRFWLGQLEKVIFGAKRGRFLDVGAGDGRLTRLLAEFFKQGVAIEVQGNKQSWDRVRQACPNVMLREGLLQDLVPALEQEKPFDFILLAEVFEHIPLDDVDNFLSALPKVLASDGVIFLTTPNFVVQGPAEKSPRWYQHQPYGHYKHYSFEEVKTLLAKHNLEIVEGWFECHQLKAKVYNRFYYPVARLDAKLLHSKKVPGWLRWLYKIISYPLLPLINGFFNGLGWLVNRYEARYNNEKNAETMILKIQKMITF
- a CDS encoding nucleotide exchange factor GrpE; its protein translation is MEAEDIKNEELNDQNEEQTQTVESQPTQETFQEKFIKLSADLENYKRRVSRERAEWMDMAQMNLLVALLPIFDELDRALALASAAQTDSANNAWLDGLKLIQKNWQKKLEEIHVKVIDAAGMFNPELHEALMQVEDPEKESGHIVQVFHKGYTFKDKAIVHAKVSVAK
- the pssA gene encoding CDP-diacylglycerol--serine O-phosphatidyltransferase — encoded protein: MIVRILRKKISSSTRPYRRVISFKRFTRRANLNQLPNLITLGNAFFGFSSMVFAAHGNFAAASYFILLGALMDALDGRVARYVGVTSELGLQLDSLSDAISFCMAPAFLTYFWVLRKVGFIGYLACAFFLLAGIARLAKFNITSQEQVTSFGGMPTTLAGCFLVTVLLNSQTALLQPSFIFFILALVIFLGLLMISPIRFPSFKKMSKNWYALSSLLCAAFVISMGFLKVLLLLFLAYFVFTFIQAFVTIVRK
- a CDS encoding trypsin-like peptidase domain-containing protein, giving the protein MQSRINKFLALPVLISLALVGGGIYYLHERHKKFDHLESLLDQYASMKDSLEKVLIHKNIPTSTATVTSEPQDETTISSSWIDIQKKVKNTVVQVFAQINEFNWLEPYKTPRQGEGAGSGFFINDQGHVITNYHVVMQSTNIEIQIPLFGMERFDAKLIGASPERDIALLKVTDEALEKIKQKLHPIPFLTFDDSDAVIRSQEILALGYPLAQSRLKSTLGIVSGRETLGYFGYIQVTTPLNPGNSGGPALNNAGKVVGINSRGVMGAQNVGYIIPINEVKSALNDLYRVPLLRKPTLGCIFTYATPEMVSYLGNPDQGGWYIAKVFDNTLLKKAGLKKDDMLYKVNGYRIDMYGELDVPWSEDKVSLFELLNRYKIGDTLNFSIYRKGKPMEFAFKLDDSYLPPIRTIYSEFEPEAIDYEIIGGMVVMPLSLNHVSIMISGVPSLVKYGQPDKQHTPALVITHVLPNSQASRARVLRPGEIIAAINNEKVQTLDDLRKAVLKSKDKEFLTVRTDNNLYGVLSVDRIVKDEPMLSAQYFYKSSPLIEHLREEKRG
- a CDS encoding TlyA family RNA methyltransferase, encoding MAKEKKRLDALIQELYPHLTRNQIQSFILQGKVKVNDVVNTKPGTQVGLDAVIGMEADQPKFASRAGFKLEAALEHFKVDVTDLVALDAGISTGGFTDCLLQNGIKRVYGIDVGYGQVHEKVRTNSSLILMEKTNLRLLEGLPEKVDLVTLDLSFISILKVMPALVNVIKPTGKIITLIKPQFEAEREDIQRGGVVRDAAVHERVIEKVKQGMKEFGFTMVGVIESPIVGATSGNKEFLALFEYSA